Proteins encoded by one window of Cervus canadensis isolate Bull #8, Minnesota chromosome 18, ASM1932006v1, whole genome shotgun sequence:
- the PNMA8B gene encoding LOW QUALITY PROTEIN: paraneoplastic antigen-like protein 8B (The sequence of the model RefSeq protein was modified relative to this genomic sequence to represent the inferred CDS: inserted 6 bases in 4 codons; deleted 5 bases in 4 codons; substituted 6 bases at 6 genomic stop codons): MVTRPSWEQGKPVCAGAGPSSRLPAELQTERRAHGHTWPRLGEGDAPFPAALGPAALFQGGICPGPRSPCAPRAPSCPAISARGGTVATGPPGGLMQGAGPGRARGLPENVEPAAIQAVLQPVFLPQGTFGLRSARAMRVEKAKATVMEFVEKINHGAIPRQXPGRDGVWRVLCKESASDTRVLRQMRRWLLYELLPPREAAVARVSGDRSTPPALETQARGXEPAVRQADLAPGAAKDARTSGHRDRXNGTRGSRWTQKGKKRDCGGRPSTAGKRESEDSSEESLGLVIQEMDGEGLSGDEGHSMLQAAEEELLRSAILAVGDQSDEETTDKDAAQSESQENGDQEKERVDNPEFVAIGAYTDPSAQDEVLKIASAMESXWAEGQGRQETLLQVLSVMAEDTSXNRVKVQEAGRQVATEVLRKANDSTCWNECVSTKTEPQTPSKGKKAPRGPLGSWGMRRKMGEGLLELAALPETXDVAEVMRGKKEKAWEGRRLIFSKGHLGEVLALQAARGNRXSEEASEGAXDTGSEEASEGAESEESXSEDPAARKPLAKRARTACRALGRAGGVSSRPVRDPQSPRGGERRPRLEGRPPETKTQEEAAGSKSRKRRAGAGTQAEAGXRAQPPAGSKSARGKKTGWGRRLHPMCS, from the exons ATGGTGACGCGGCCCAGCTGGGAGCAGGGCAAGCCTGTGTGCGCAGGCGCAGGGCCGAGCAGCCGCCTCCCCGCAGAACTGCAGACTGAGCGAAGGGCGCACGGCCACACGTGGCCGCGGCTGGGCGAAGGGGACGCGCCTTTCCCAGCCGCTCTAG GCCCTGCGGCGCTGTTCCAGGGTGGCATTTGCCCAGGGCCCCGCAGCCCATGTGCGCCTCGGGCTCCCTCCTGCCCCGCGATCAGCGCCAGAGGCGGCACCGTGGCCACGGGCCCTCCGGGGGGACTGATGCAGGGGGCTGGCCCTGGACGTGCACGGGGCCTCCCAGAGAACGTGGAGCCGGCGGCCATCCAAGCCGTCCTGCAGCCggtcttcctgccccagggcacGTTCGGGCTGAGGAGCGCCAGGGCCATGAGGGTCGAGAAGGCCAAGGCCACCGTGATGGAGTTTGTGGAGAAAATTAATCATGGCGCCATCCCCAGGC ATCCGGGCAGGGACGGCGTCTGGAGGGTTCTGTGCAAGGAAAGCGCGTCGGACACGAGGGTCCTGAGGCAGATGAGACGGTGGCTGCTATATGAACTTCTC CCTCCCCGCGAGGCGGCAGTGGCCAGGGTCTCCGGAGACAGGTCCACCCCTCCCGCTTTGGAGACCCAGGCCCGCGGATAGGAGCCGGCGGTCAGGCAGGCTGACCTCGCTCCTGGTGCAGCCAAAGATGCTAGAACATCCGGTCATCGAGATCGCTGAAACGGAACCAGAGGCAGCAGATGGACCCAGAAGGGCAAGAAGAGGGACTGTGGAGGGCGGCCATCCACAGCGGGGAAGCGGGAGTCCGAAGACTCTTCTGAGGAGAGCCTGGGGCTCGTGATTCAGGAGATGGACGGGGAGGGCCTAAGCGGGGATGAGGGTCATAGCATGCTGCAGGCCGCTGAGGAGGAGTTACTTAG ATCGGCCATACTTGCAGTGGGAGACCAGTCGGATGAGGAGACCACGGACAAGGACGCCGCCCAAAGCGAGTCCCAGGAAAACGGggatcaagaaaaagagagggtGGACAATCCTGAGTTTGTGGCCATTGGGGCTTACACAGACCCCTCTGCCCAGGATGAGGTGTTGAAAATCGCTTCAGCGATGGAGTC CTGggctgaaggacaaggaagacaaGAGACCCTGCTCCAGGTCCTGTCTGTCATGGCCGAGGACACCTC GAACCGCGTGAAGGTGCAGGAGGCAGGCCGCCAGGTGGCCACCGAGGTCCTGAGGAAGGCCAACGACAGCACCTGCTGGAATGAGTGCGTCTCCACCAAGACTGAGCCCCAGACCCCCTCCAAGGGCAAGAAGGCTCCCCGAGGCCCCCTGGGGAGCTGG GGGATGAGGAGGAAGATGGGGGAGGGGCTCCTGGAGCTCGCGGCGCTCCCGGAGACCTAGGACGTGGCTGAGGtgatg aggggaaaaaaggaaaaggcctGGGAGGGCAGGAGGTTGATATTCTCCAAAGGCCACCTGGGGGAGGTCTTGGCGCTGCAGGCCGCCCGCGGGAACCGGTAGTCGGAGGAGGCGTCGGAGGGGGCTTAGGACACAGGCTCGGAGGAGGCGTCGGAGGGCGCGGAGAGCGAGGAGTCCTAGTCCGAGGACCCGGCGGCCAGGAAGCCCCTGGCC AAGCGGGCCCGCACGGCCTGCAGGGCCCTGGGTCGAGCAGGCGGCGTCAGCTCCCGCCCCGTCAGGGACCCGCAAAGCCCGAGAGGAGGGGAGCGGCGGCCGAGGCTGGAGGGGCGCCCTCCCGAGACGAAAACCCAGGAGGAAGCGGCGGGAAGCAAGAGCAGGAAGAGGCGCGCGGGAGCCGGGACGCAGGCCGAGGCCG CCAGGGCTCAGCCGCCCGCGGGCTCCAAGTCGGCGCGTGGGAAGAAGACGGGTTGGGGCAGGAGGCTGCACCCCATGTGCAGCTAG
- the CCDC8 gene encoding coiled-coil domain-containing protein 8, with amino-acid sequence MLQIGEDVDYLLIPREVRLAGGVWRVISKPATKEAEFRERLIQFLEEEGRTLEDVARIIEKSTPHPPQPPRKPKEPRVRRRVQQMVTPPPRLVVGTYDSSNASDSEFSDFETSRNKADKGRKGAGSGRKVRKMPVSYLGSKFLGSDLESEDDEELVEAFLRRGEKKASAPPPRRRVNLPVPMFDDSPGPQQSKADRWRECVSQVSWGKLKRRVKGWAPKSSPGVGEARQASTRVERDSASVPGSASLGCNVGNARNGRVPETPPRRWRPQINWASFRRRRREETASRAQGGEAADEQRVEAVNNQRGEAIDNQRVEAIDNQRVEAVGNQRGEAVDNQRAGPIAVQEAEAVDNQRADALAVPGAEAIPVQGVEALDNQRAEAPADQRAEAAEDPRAEVPVVQGAEAGPDGVEAGSVQRAEAACNQRAETPAVQEAESSAAGRATGATAGARTRKPVKTVRFQTPGRFSWFRKRQRAFWHTPRLPTLPKRVPRAGEARSLRVLRAEARAGADPEEQEDQL; translated from the coding sequence ATGCTGCAGATTGGGGAAGACGTGGACTATCTGCTCATCCCCCGCGAGGTCCGGCTGGCCGGAGGCGTCTGGAGGGTCATCTCCAAGCCGGCCACCAAGGAGGCGGAATTTCGGGAACGGCTGATCCAGTTTCTGGAAGAAGAAGGCCGCACCCTGGAGGACGTGGCCCGCATCATCGAGAAGAGCACCCCGCAtccaccccagccccccagaAAGCCTAAGGAGCCCCGAGTGAGGAGGAGAGTCCAGCAGATGGTGACCCCACCCCCGCGGCTGGTCGTGGGCACGTACGACAGCAGTAACGCCAGCGACAGCGAGTTCAGCGACTTCGAGACTTCCAGGAACAAGGCTGACAAGGGCCGCAAAGGCGCCGGCAGTGGCAGAAAGGTGCGCAAAATGCCCGTCAGTTACCTGGGCAGCAAGTTCCTCGGGAGCGACCTGGAGAGCGAGGATGATGAGGAACTGGTGGAGGCCTTCCTCCGGCGAGGGGAGAAGAAAGCCAGCGCGCCGCCTCCCCGCCGACGGGTGAACCTGCCCGTGCCCATGTTTGACGACAGCCCGGGGCCCCAGCAGTCCAAAGCGGACAGGTGGCGGGAGTGTGTCAGCCAGGTGTCCTGGGGGAAGCTGAAGCGGAGGGTGAAGGGCTGGGCACCGAAGTCCAGCCCCGGGGTGGGCGAGGCCAGGCAGGCCTCTACTAGGGTGGAGAGGGACAGCGCATCGGTGCCAGGCAGCGCCAGCCTGGGGTGTAACGTGGGAAATGCACGAAATGGGCGGGTGCCTGAGACCCCCCCAAGGCGATGGAGGCCCCAGATCAACTGGGCTTCCTTCAGACGTCGCAGGAGGGAGGAAACAGCATCCAGAGCTCAGGGGGGAGAGGCTGCAGATGAGCAGAGGGTGGAGGCTGTAAATAATCAGAGGGGAGAAGCCATAGATAATCAGAGGGTGGAGGCTATAGATAATCAGAGGGTGGAGGCTGTAGGTAATCAGAGGGGGGAGGCAGTAGATAATCAGAGAGCAGGGCCCATAGCTGTCCAGGAGGCAGAGGCTGTGGATAATCAGAGAGCAGATGCCCTGGCTGTCCCGGGAGCAGAGGCCATACCTGTCCAAGGGGTAGAGGCCCTGGACAATCAGAGGGCAGAGGCCCCGGCTGACCAGAGGGCAGAAGCTGCAGAGGATCCGAGGGCAGAGGTCCCGGTTGTCCAGGGAGCAGAGGCCGGACCTGATGGGGTAGAAGCTGGATCGGTCCAGAGGGCAGAAGCTGCCTGTAATCAGAGGGCCGAGACCCCGGCTGTCCAGGAGGCTGAATCCTCAGCTGCCGGAAGGGCCACAGGGGCCACCGCAGGAGCTCGAACCCGGAAACCGGTCAAGACAGTGAGGTTCCAGACCCCCGGACGTTTTTCATGGTTTCGGAAGCGCCAGAGAGCCTTCTGGCACACTCCCCGGTTGCCCACGCTACCCAAGAGAGTCCCCAGGGCAGGCGAGGCCAGGAGCCTCAGGGTCCTGCGGGCCGAGGCCAGAGCAGGGGCAGACCCTGAAGAGCAAGAGGATCAGCTGTGA